From the Dethiosulfovibrio russensis genome, the window AGGTGGGACTGGGGACCTTTCGACCAGTGAAAGAAGAGGACTTGAGGCATCATCCGATGCATCGGGAGAGATGTCAGATCTCTTCCTATACAGCCGATCGTATAAACGAAGCGAAGGCTCAAGGACGACGAATAGTGGCCGTAGGGACCACATCGGTCAGGACCTTGGAGTCCATGGGGGATTCGGGAGTCCTGCTTTCCGGGGAGAGGGATACGTCTTTGTTTATATATCCTGGGTTCGAGTTTAAGATAGTGGACGCTATGATCACCAATTTCCACCTGCCTCAGAGCACCCTGTTGATGTTGGTATCAGCTTTCGCTGGACGAGAGAGAACATTGAACGCCTATAAAGAGGCGGTATCTATGGCGTACCGCTTTTTTTCCTTTGGCGATGCTATGTTTATATACTGAGGGCTCCGATGAAGGTAAAAAAGAAGTTGGTCTTTAGGTGTTTTTTTATGATTTCCTTGATCGTATCCATATCGGCGACGACGTTGTGGCTTATGTTTCCCGATTGGTGGTACGATGTATGTGTTATGCCCTTTCGTTCGTCTCCTGCGGTCGATTTTCGGATCTCTCCTGGAGTAAGGGCATCTCGAATAGCGGAGGATCTCGTCGACGAAGGAATATCTGTCAGCAGGGGAAATCTGATCCGTTTTATGGTCCGATCCGGACTGGACAGAAAACTAAGGCCGGGACTTTACAGCCTAATCCCAGGGCCCAGCTGGAGGGTCGTGGAACAACTGTTAAATCAGGAGCCGTTACAGTTCAAGATAACCTTGATCCCCGGAACTCCACTGGGCGACTATTTTCCGTTCGAGGAAAATTACGTATCTAGAGATAACGAGATGCAGCTTTCCAAGAGTTTTTTTCCCGAAGATATGGTGGACCTACTGCCGTCCGTGCCTGTTTACAGAGCGGCCTATCTTCTCCCCGAGACATACCATCTACCGGAACTGAATCCGGAGTCTCTTGTCTCTCAGGCCTCGAGATTATGGTGGAATCTGCTGGGGAAACGCATGCCGAAAGCGTCGAAAGACGTCTTCGATCTGGCCATAAAGGCATCTCTGGTGGAGAGGGAATCCCTTAAAGACGAGGAGCGTCCCGTAATCGCCGGAGTTATAGAAAACAGATTGAAAAGGGGAATGCCCTTACAGATAGACGCCACCGTCGTCTATGCCTTGAAGCTTAAGGGACGAGATGTCAAGAGGGTTTCCTATAAGGATCTGAAGGTCGATTCCCCTTACAATACATACAGGATACCGGGCTTGCCGCCTTCTCCGATATGCATACCCTCGGCTGCATCGTGGAAAGCGGTGTTATCGCCGGATGAACACGGTTATCTCTACTATGTGGCGGACGGTACGGGAGGTCATGTCTTCTCCCGCACCTATGAACAGCATAGAAGGGCTATAAGAAAGGTCCGTAATTGACGATCCGAGAGATCGAGGAGGGGAACCTCATGGAAGACTTAAAGGATAAGAGATGTCCCGGGTGTGGTGCCCGTTTTCAGAGAAACGATCCTGATGGGGCAGGTTATCTCCCGGAGGGTAAAGACCCCGATGGTAACGTAATATGCAAAAGATGCTTTCAGATGAAACACTACGGGGTTTTCAAAAAAGCCTCCATAAAGGACAGCTCTATAAAAAGAGACATCTCCAGGGAAGTCTCTGGGTGTTCCGCGATCTTTCTCGTAGTGGACATATGCCAGTTCGAGATATCCTCCAGTGCCTTGGATTGGGTGGCCGATCTCAACAAGCCGGTTTTCGTCGTTATAAATAAATGTGACGTATTATCCAAGTGGATCACTCCAGGGGAAATAGCCTCCTGGGCTTCCGAAAGGCTATCGGTGCCGCTCCATAGAATACACCCTCTGTCCGCCTTGAACCGGAAATCAGTCAGAGATCTTAGAAATAGGATAGAGGATGCCTTTCCTCCGGGAAGTAAAATATTGCTTCTCGGAACCACTAATGTAGGGAAAAGCACCCTTCTGAGCGGACTGACGGGGGACGATACTCCCACTATCTCCCGGCTCCCTGGAACTACTTTAGGGATAACCCAGGTAAAGAGTCGCCATAGCGCCATCACCTACGTAGACGTGCCGGGACTGAAGGAGGTCAACCCATGGCTAGGGAAGCTGTGTGCTGACTGTCTGACCGGGCTGATACCACAGAAAAAACTTCAGAGTTATTCCACCGTGCTCAAACCGGGACAATGTCTGTCTTTAGGTGCTATCGGCTGGTTTGTCGTAGACGATGCGGGAGAACGAGGATGGATAAAGGTGGAGGCCTTTGCCGCCGACGAGATGATCTTCCATCGGACCACCGAAGATCGATTGCATGAACTTCTGGCTCCCTACAGGGAGGACCTTTTCTCTCTTCCCTGTTCGAGCTGTTGGGCCTCCCTGGAGGGCCCGGACTACGTCGAATACATGGAGGATTTTCACGTCGGGCTCGACATAGTCTTGCCTGGATGTGGCTGGTTTTCCGTACGGAGCGG encodes:
- a CDS encoding GTPase, with product MEDLKDKRCPGCGARFQRNDPDGAGYLPEGKDPDGNVICKRCFQMKHYGVFKKASIKDSSIKRDISREVSGCSAIFLVVDICQFEISSSALDWVADLNKPVFVVINKCDVLSKWITPGEIASWASERLSVPLHRIHPLSALNRKSVRDLRNRIEDAFPPGSKILLLGTTNVGKSTLLSGLTGDDTPTISRLPGTTLGITQVKSRHSAITYVDVPGLKEVNPWLGKLCADCLTGLIPQKKLQSYSTVLKPGQCLSLGAIGWFVVDDAGERGWIKVEAFAADEMIFHRTTEDRLHELLAPYREDLFSLPCSSCWASLEGPDYVEYMEDFHVGLDIVLPGCGWFSVRSGYGNGRFYLPKGISPILRPVLVPSQKDRKGQSR
- the mltG gene encoding endolytic transglycosylase MltG, producing the protein MISLIVSISATTLWLMFPDWWYDVCVMPFRSSPAVDFRISPGVRASRIAEDLVDEGISVSRGNLIRFMVRSGLDRKLRPGLYSLIPGPSWRVVEQLLNQEPLQFKITLIPGTPLGDYFPFEENYVSRDNEMQLSKSFFPEDMVDLLPSVPVYRAAYLLPETYHLPELNPESLVSQASRLWWNLLGKRMPKASKDVFDLAIKASLVERESLKDEERPVIAGVIENRLKRGMPLQIDATVVYALKLKGRDVKRVSYKDLKVDSPYNTYRIPGLPPSPICIPSAASWKAVLSPDEHGYLYYVADGTGGHVFSRTYEQHRRAIRKVRN